In Aegilops tauschii subsp. strangulata cultivar AL8/78 chromosome 3, Aet v6.0, whole genome shotgun sequence, one genomic interval encodes:
- the LOC109769456 gene encoding uncharacterized protein: MGGKRKNAVDGKTPLSKGRPGRKSVAAPSPAAVDAPALAASGAKVLAGGAVAVAGPEGEVVKLLDSDVPKAVLRCDECHGPLKPPVYQVSRTNNPKSASRTPHTTRKFYFCLSAWHRPQCSRMHHVACGDCGGECRPCAGLAASAVVYVQNAYLDTLFGYTKVACPYKKHGCASSVAYRDAAAHAAACACAPCSCPECLFEGSPADLVRHLTEESGRHAWGARKITYGTDHRYVFDELDSEEICEELLVAEEDDGVFLLHIHRVELYHHVALACVRNKAAAGPVYSSSVAVEGPPAKGLVVKLETKVVASCPVPTELVYDDYEALPVLPRMLHERDESRELHVRVCISKTQSISE; encoded by the coding sequence ATGGGTGGCAAGAGGAAGAACGCGGTGGACGGCAAGACGCCGCTGTCGAAGGGCCGGCCGGGCCGCAAGTCGGTGGCGGCGCCCAGTCCAGCTGCTGTAGATGCGCCGGCGCTGGCGGCGTCCGGCGCGAAGGTGCTAGCCGGCGGCGCTGTCGCGGTAGCGGGGCCGGAGGGGGAGGTGGTGAAGCTGCTGGACTCCGACGTGCCCAAGGCGGTCCTCCGCTGCGACGAGTGCCATGGCCCTCTGAAGCCCCCCGTTTACCAGGTTAGCCGAACAAACAACCCAAAATCTGCATCCCGTACACCTCACACAACTCGTAAGTTTTATTTTTGTCTCTCTGCATGGCATCGACCGCAGTGCTCACGTATGCATCACGTCGCGTGCGGCGACTGCGGCGGCGAGTGCCGTCCTTGCGCGGGCTTGGCCGCGTCCGCCGTCGTCTACGTCCAGAACGCCTACCTGGACACCCTGTTCGGCTACACGAAGGTGGCGTGCCCATACAAGAAGCACGGCTGCGCGAGCTCGGTGGCCTACCGCGACGCCGCGGCGCACGCGGCTGCTTGCGCGTGCGCGCCCTGCTCGTGCCCGGAGTGCCTTTTCGAGGGCTCGCCGGCGGACCTCGTGCGCCACCTCACCGAGGAGTCCGGCCGGCACGCCTGGGGCGCCCGCAAGATCACCTACGGCACGGACCACCGGTATGTCTTTGACGAGCTGGATTCGGAGGAGATTTGCGAGGAGCTCTTGGTCGCGGAGGAGGACGACGGCGTGTTCCTCTTGCACATTCACCGTGTCGAACTCTACCACCACGTCGCCCTTGCGTGTGTCAGGAATAAAGCCGCCGCCGGGCCGGTGTACAGCTCCTCCGTCGCAGTGGAGGGCCCTCCGGCCAAGGGGCTCGTTGTGAAGCTGGAGACGAAGGTGGTGGCGAGCTGCCCGGTGCCCACTGAACTGGTGTACGACGACTATGAGGCTCTCCCTGTGCTTCCGAGGATGCTGCATGAGCGAGACGAGAGCAGGGAGCTCCATGTGCGCGTCTGCATCAGCAAGACCCAGAGCATCAGCGAGTGA